The Ictidomys tridecemlineatus isolate mIctTri1 chromosome 6, mIctTri1.hap1, whole genome shotgun sequence genome includes a region encoding these proteins:
- the Dctn2 gene encoding dynactin subunit 2 isoform X2 codes for MADPKYADLPGIARNEPDVYETSDLPEDDQAEFDAEELTSTSVEHIIVNPNAAYDKFKDKRVGTKGLDFSDRIGKTKRTGYESGDYEMLGEGLGVKETPQQKYQRLLHEVQELTTEVEKIKTTVKESATEEKLTPVVLAKQLASLKQQLVASHLEKLLGPDAAINLTDPDGALAKRLLLQLEATKNSKGSSGGKTTSGTPADSSLVTYELHSRPEQDKFSQAAKVAELEKRLTELEATVRCDQDAQNPLSAGLQGACLMETVELLQAKVSALDLAVLDQVEARLQSVLGKVNEIAKHKASVEDADTQSKVHQLYETIQRWSPIASTLPELVQRLVSIKQLHEQAMQFGQLLTHLDTTQQMIASSLKDNSTLLTQVQTTMRENLATVEGNFASIDERMKKLGNFYYVSWGRGSTETQTFRAQ; via the exons ATGGCGGACCCTAAATACGCCGACCTTCCCGGCATT GCCAGGAACGAACCAGATGTTTATGAAACCAGCGACCTACCTGAGGATGATCAAGCAGAGTTTGATGCG GAGGAACTGACGAGCACAAGTGTGGAGCATATCATTGTCAATCCCAACGCTGCCTatgacaagttcaaggacaaGAGAGTGGGGACAAAGGGACTTG ATTTCTCAGATCGCATTGGAAAAACCAAGAGGACAGGATATGAATCCGGAGATTATGAGAtg CTTGGAGAGGGTCTGGGAGTGAAGGAGACACCTCAGCAAAAGTACCAGCGACTACTGCATGAGGTCCAAGAGCTGACAACTGAAGTTGAGAAAATCAAG aCAACAGTAAAGGAGTCAGCCACTGAGGAGAAGCTAACCCCTGTGGTACTGGCTAAACAGCTGGCATCTCTGAAGCAGCAGCTGGTTGCTTCTCACTTGGAGAAGCTGCTGGGACCAGATGCCGCGATCAACCTTACTGACCCTGACGGAGCTCTGGCTAA GCGCCTACTGCTGCAGCTGGAAGCAACAAAGAACAGCAAAGGGAGTTCAGGGGGAAAGACCACCAGTGGGACCCCCGCAGACAGCAGCCTCGTCACTTACGAACTACATTCTCGGCCTGAGCAGGACAAATTCTCTCAAGCTgccaaa GTTGCAGAACTTGAGAAGCGTCTGACAGAGCTGGAGGCAACTGTACGCTGTGATCAGGATGCTCAG AATCCCCTTTCTGCAGGTCTGCAGGGAGCCTGTCTTATG GAAACTGTAGAGCTCTTGCAGGCAAAGGTGAGCGCCTTGGACCTTGCAGTTTTAGACCAAGTAGAGGCTCGGCTACAG AGTGTCCTGGGGAAAGTGAATGAGATTGCCAAGCATAAAGCCTCTGTGGAGGATGCAGATACACAAAGCAAG GTGCACCAGCTATATGAAACCATACAGCGCTGGAGCCCCATCGCTTCCACCCTTCCTGAGCTGGTACAAAGACTTGTTAGCATCAAACAGCTGCATGAGCAAG CCATGCAGTTTGGTCAACTCTTGACACATTTGGATACTACCCAACAGATGATTGCCAGTTCTCTCAAGGACAATTCCACCCTCTTGACCCAG GTGCAGACAACCATGCGTGAAAACCTGGCCACAGTTGAGGGGAATTTTGCCAGCATTGACGAGCGGATGAAGAAGCTGGGAAA CTTCTACTATGTTTCCTGGGGAAGAGGCAGCACTGAGACACAGACATTCAGGGCACAATAG
- the Dctn2 gene encoding dynactin subunit 2 isoform X1: MADPKYADLPGIARNEPDVYETSDLPEDDQAEFDAEELTSTSVEHIIVNPNAAYDKFKDKRVGTKGLDFSDRIGKTKRTGYESGDYEMLGEGLGVKETPQQKYQRLLHEVQELTTEVEKIKTTVKESATEEKLTPVVLAKQLASLKQQLVASHLEKLLGPDAAINLTDPDGALAKRLLLQLEATKNSKGSSGGKTTSGTPADSSLVTYELHSRPEQDKFSQAAKVAELEKRLTELEATVRCDQDAQNPLSAGLQGACLMETVELLQAKVSALDLAVLDQVEARLQSVLGKVNEIAKHKASVEDADTQSKVRKVHQLYETIQRWSPIASTLPELVQRLVSIKQLHEQAMQFGQLLTHLDTTQQMIASSLKDNSTLLTQVQTTMRENLATVEGNFASIDERMKKLGNFYYVSWGRGSTETQTFRAQ, from the exons ATGGCGGACCCTAAATACGCCGACCTTCCCGGCATT GCCAGGAACGAACCAGATGTTTATGAAACCAGCGACCTACCTGAGGATGATCAAGCAGAGTTTGATGCG GAGGAACTGACGAGCACAAGTGTGGAGCATATCATTGTCAATCCCAACGCTGCCTatgacaagttcaaggacaaGAGAGTGGGGACAAAGGGACTTG ATTTCTCAGATCGCATTGGAAAAACCAAGAGGACAGGATATGAATCCGGAGATTATGAGAtg CTTGGAGAGGGTCTGGGAGTGAAGGAGACACCTCAGCAAAAGTACCAGCGACTACTGCATGAGGTCCAAGAGCTGACAACTGAAGTTGAGAAAATCAAG aCAACAGTAAAGGAGTCAGCCACTGAGGAGAAGCTAACCCCTGTGGTACTGGCTAAACAGCTGGCATCTCTGAAGCAGCAGCTGGTTGCTTCTCACTTGGAGAAGCTGCTGGGACCAGATGCCGCGATCAACCTTACTGACCCTGACGGAGCTCTGGCTAA GCGCCTACTGCTGCAGCTGGAAGCAACAAAGAACAGCAAAGGGAGTTCAGGGGGAAAGACCACCAGTGGGACCCCCGCAGACAGCAGCCTCGTCACTTACGAACTACATTCTCGGCCTGAGCAGGACAAATTCTCTCAAGCTgccaaa GTTGCAGAACTTGAGAAGCGTCTGACAGAGCTGGAGGCAACTGTACGCTGTGATCAGGATGCTCAG AATCCCCTTTCTGCAGGTCTGCAGGGAGCCTGTCTTATG GAAACTGTAGAGCTCTTGCAGGCAAAGGTGAGCGCCTTGGACCTTGCAGTTTTAGACCAAGTAGAGGCTCGGCTACAG AGTGTCCTGGGGAAAGTGAATGAGATTGCCAAGCATAAAGCCTCTGTGGAGGATGCAGATACACAAAGCAAGGTCAGGAAG GTGCACCAGCTATATGAAACCATACAGCGCTGGAGCCCCATCGCTTCCACCCTTCCTGAGCTGGTACAAAGACTTGTTAGCATCAAACAGCTGCATGAGCAAG CCATGCAGTTTGGTCAACTCTTGACACATTTGGATACTACCCAACAGATGATTGCCAGTTCTCTCAAGGACAATTCCACCCTCTTGACCCAG GTGCAGACAACCATGCGTGAAAACCTGGCCACAGTTGAGGGGAATTTTGCCAGCATTGACGAGCGGATGAAGAAGCTGGGAAA CTTCTACTATGTTTCCTGGGGAAGAGGCAGCACTGAGACACAGACATTCAGGGCACAATAG
- the Dctn2 gene encoding dynactin subunit 2 isoform X3, which produces MADPKYADLPGIARNEPDVYETSDLPEDDQAEFDAEELTSTSVEHIIVNPNAAYDKFKDKRVGTKGLDFSDRIGKTKRTGYESGDYEMLGEGLGVKETPQQKYQRLLHEVQELTTEVEKIKTTVKESATEEKLTPVVLAKQLASLKQQLVASHLEKLLGPDAAINLTDPDGALAKRLLLQLEATKNSKGSSGGKTTSGTPADSSLVTYELHSRPEQDKFSQAAKVAELEKRLTELEATVRCDQDAQNPLSAGLQGACLMETVELLQAKVSALDLAVLDQVEARLQSVLGKVNEIAKHKASVEDADTQSKVHQLYETIQRWSPIASTLPELVQRLVSIKQLHEQAMQFGQLLTHLDTTQQMIASSLKDNSTLLTQVQTTMRENLATVEGNFASIDERMKKLGK; this is translated from the exons ATGGCGGACCCTAAATACGCCGACCTTCCCGGCATT GCCAGGAACGAACCAGATGTTTATGAAACCAGCGACCTACCTGAGGATGATCAAGCAGAGTTTGATGCG GAGGAACTGACGAGCACAAGTGTGGAGCATATCATTGTCAATCCCAACGCTGCCTatgacaagttcaaggacaaGAGAGTGGGGACAAAGGGACTTG ATTTCTCAGATCGCATTGGAAAAACCAAGAGGACAGGATATGAATCCGGAGATTATGAGAtg CTTGGAGAGGGTCTGGGAGTGAAGGAGACACCTCAGCAAAAGTACCAGCGACTACTGCATGAGGTCCAAGAGCTGACAACTGAAGTTGAGAAAATCAAG aCAACAGTAAAGGAGTCAGCCACTGAGGAGAAGCTAACCCCTGTGGTACTGGCTAAACAGCTGGCATCTCTGAAGCAGCAGCTGGTTGCTTCTCACTTGGAGAAGCTGCTGGGACCAGATGCCGCGATCAACCTTACTGACCCTGACGGAGCTCTGGCTAA GCGCCTACTGCTGCAGCTGGAAGCAACAAAGAACAGCAAAGGGAGTTCAGGGGGAAAGACCACCAGTGGGACCCCCGCAGACAGCAGCCTCGTCACTTACGAACTACATTCTCGGCCTGAGCAGGACAAATTCTCTCAAGCTgccaaa GTTGCAGAACTTGAGAAGCGTCTGACAGAGCTGGAGGCAACTGTACGCTGTGATCAGGATGCTCAG AATCCCCTTTCTGCAGGTCTGCAGGGAGCCTGTCTTATG GAAACTGTAGAGCTCTTGCAGGCAAAGGTGAGCGCCTTGGACCTTGCAGTTTTAGACCAAGTAGAGGCTCGGCTACAG AGTGTCCTGGGGAAAGTGAATGAGATTGCCAAGCATAAAGCCTCTGTGGAGGATGCAGATACACAAAGCAAG GTGCACCAGCTATATGAAACCATACAGCGCTGGAGCCCCATCGCTTCCACCCTTCCTGAGCTGGTACAAAGACTTGTTAGCATCAAACAGCTGCATGAGCAAG CCATGCAGTTTGGTCAACTCTTGACACATTTGGATACTACCCAACAGATGATTGCCAGTTCTCTCAAGGACAATTCCACCCTCTTGACCCAG GTGCAGACAACCATGCGTGAAAACCTGGCCACAGTTGAGGGGAATTTTGCCAGCATTGACGAGCGGATGAAGAAGCTGGGAAAGTGA
- the Dctn2 gene encoding dynactin subunit 2 isoform X4 — translation MLGEGLGVKETPQQKYQRLLHEVQELTTEVEKIKTTVKESATEEKLTPVVLAKQLASLKQQLVASHLEKLLGPDAAINLTDPDGALAKRLLLQLEATKNSKGSSGGKTTSGTPADSSLVTYELHSRPEQDKFSQAAKVAELEKRLTELEATVRCDQDAQNPLSAGLQGACLMETVELLQAKVSALDLAVLDQVEARLQSVLGKVNEIAKHKASVEDADTQSKVRKVHQLYETIQRWSPIASTLPELVQRLVSIKQLHEQAMQFGQLLTHLDTTQQMIASSLKDNSTLLTQVQTTMRENLATVEGNFASIDERMKKLGNFYYVSWGRGSTETQTFRAQ, via the exons Atg CTTGGAGAGGGTCTGGGAGTGAAGGAGACACCTCAGCAAAAGTACCAGCGACTACTGCATGAGGTCCAAGAGCTGACAACTGAAGTTGAGAAAATCAAG aCAACAGTAAAGGAGTCAGCCACTGAGGAGAAGCTAACCCCTGTGGTACTGGCTAAACAGCTGGCATCTCTGAAGCAGCAGCTGGTTGCTTCTCACTTGGAGAAGCTGCTGGGACCAGATGCCGCGATCAACCTTACTGACCCTGACGGAGCTCTGGCTAA GCGCCTACTGCTGCAGCTGGAAGCAACAAAGAACAGCAAAGGGAGTTCAGGGGGAAAGACCACCAGTGGGACCCCCGCAGACAGCAGCCTCGTCACTTACGAACTACATTCTCGGCCTGAGCAGGACAAATTCTCTCAAGCTgccaaa GTTGCAGAACTTGAGAAGCGTCTGACAGAGCTGGAGGCAACTGTACGCTGTGATCAGGATGCTCAG AATCCCCTTTCTGCAGGTCTGCAGGGAGCCTGTCTTATG GAAACTGTAGAGCTCTTGCAGGCAAAGGTGAGCGCCTTGGACCTTGCAGTTTTAGACCAAGTAGAGGCTCGGCTACAG AGTGTCCTGGGGAAAGTGAATGAGATTGCCAAGCATAAAGCCTCTGTGGAGGATGCAGATACACAAAGCAAGGTCAGGAAG GTGCACCAGCTATATGAAACCATACAGCGCTGGAGCCCCATCGCTTCCACCCTTCCTGAGCTGGTACAAAGACTTGTTAGCATCAAACAGCTGCATGAGCAAG CCATGCAGTTTGGTCAACTCTTGACACATTTGGATACTACCCAACAGATGATTGCCAGTTCTCTCAAGGACAATTCCACCCTCTTGACCCAG GTGCAGACAACCATGCGTGAAAACCTGGCCACAGTTGAGGGGAATTTTGCCAGCATTGACGAGCGGATGAAGAAGCTGGGAAA CTTCTACTATGTTTCCTGGGGAAGAGGCAGCACTGAGACACAGACATTCAGGGCACAATAG